Genomic window (Actinomycetota bacterium):
AAAGCGGCTCGCGGCCCTGCTCCGTCGTCGAGCTCGAACGTGGTCGAGTTGGAGCGCAAGCTCGAACGGGAGAAGGAGGCGCACCGAAAGGCCAAGGAGGAGGCGAAGCGGGCGAAGGGCGCGGAGCTCGCGGCGATCAAGGTCGAGCGGGCGCGGTCGCTGCGCCTCGACGAGGAGCTTTCGGATCTGAGGGCGTTGATGCGGGAGCGCGAGGCGGACGTACGAGATGCTCGCGCGGTAGCGGAGCGCGCGACTAAAGAGCTCGAGCGCACGAAGCGCAAGGCGCGCTCTGACGTGGACGATCTACGGGAGCGCTTACAGCAGTCTCGTGACGAGGCGCGGGAGCTCAAGAAGAAGCTGACCGCGCTCGAGCGGGAGACCGCGGCCGCGTCGCGGAGCTCGAAGCGGGCCGCGGCCGCGAAGAGCCCCGCCACGGAGGAGCGGCCGCGGGGTCCCCGCGTCGTCCTGCCGGTCCCCAAGGGTCGCTTGGCAGACGCTCCCGAGACGCTGGCGGAGTGGCTACGCCGCGACGACGTCACCCTGCTGGTCGACGGCTACAACGTGACCCGGAGCGCGACCGGCTACGGCCATCTGGCCCTCGAGCAGCAGCGGGAGCGACTGCGGGACTCGTTGAAGAACCTGGCGAATCGCCTCAAGGTGGAGACCGTTCTGGTGTGGGACGGCGGCGAGGTCGAACCCGGCACCAGACGCCCGGGCGCCGGCTACCTGACGGAGGAGTACTCGGAGGCCGACCGGAGCGGGACCGGCGCCGACCGGGATCGCGCCGACAGGCACATCGTCGGTCGGCTGAAGACCATGCCGCCCCGTCCGGTCGTGCTGGTGACGAACGATCGGGGACTGCAGGACGAAGCCCGCCGGGAGCGGGCGACGATCGCCACCTCCGCGCAACTCCTGGCCCAGCTCCGCTAGCGGGTCGCGAAAACCTGTCGTACCCCCTCGCTAACTTCGGTTGTACGTCGGCGAGAGAGAGGGGTCCCCCCATGCGGATCGAGTGTTCTGACTGCGAGATGTACCGGTCGCAGCACTGCGACGAGTGTCTGGTCACGGCGTTGCTCCATCCGCCCGATGGCGTGGTCGACATCGACGAGGATCTCGACCCCGGGTTGCGGGCGCTGTCGGGGGCTGGATTGATCCCCATCCTCAGGTTCAGGCCCCGCGCCGCGGCGCCGTCTCCGGAGGAGGACGACCAGGTCGCGGGCGCCGGGTAAGCCTCACACCTGCTTATCCTGCGCGCATGACCACCACGCGCGCTCTTCTCGCGATCTCGGTGCTGTCGCTGCTTGCCGCCGCGGTGGTGGCGCTCGTATCTCGTACTCCCGCGGACGTCCGCCTGGACAGGGCTCCCGCCGACGCCACCGATCCCAGCCACGGCGCGACCTTCACGGAATCTCAGGTCCGCCGCCACGGTGCCTACCGAGAGGCCTCGTACGCGGCGTTCGGGGCCTCGCTCGTCGTAGAGGTAGCGACGCTGTTGCTGCTGGCTCGGGGGCCGCTGCGCTCTGTGCTCGAGGCCGGGCAACGTCTGCCCGGGGGATGGTTCACCCGGACGCTGCTAGCCGCCGCGTTCCTCGCGCTGATGACGTGGGTCGCGCAGATGCCTCTCGCGTACGTGCACGGCTACGTGGTCCAACACGCGTGGGATCTCTCTACCCAGACGGTGGGACCGTGGTTCGTCGACCGCCTGCGATCGCTGCTGGTCGGCGTCGTCGTCGCTCTCGTCGGCGCGACCGCGTTCTTCGCGCTGGTCAGGTGGCAGCCGCGCACCTGGTGGGTGTGGGGTTGGGCCGGCTTCACGCTTCTGACCGCTCTGTTGTTCTTCCTGTATCCGGTCGTGATAGCGCCGTTGTTCAACAGGTTCACTGCTCTGGACGACGCCGCGCTCGAGCGCGACATCAGGTCGCTCGCGGCCGAGGCAGGCGTCGAGGTCGACGATGTGCTGGTGGCCGACGCGAGCCGGCGCTCGACGGTGGAGAACGCGTACGTGGCCGGGCTGGGAGCAACGAAGCAGGTGGTGCTCTACGACACCCTGCTGACGGCGGGCAGTCCCGCGGAGACGCGTTACGTCGTAGCCCACGAGCTGGGTCATCAGGTGGAGAACCACATCTTGAAGAACCTGGTCCTGTCGTCGGTCGGGCTGGCCGTCGGGTTCGGCGCGCT
Coding sequences:
- a CDS encoding M48 family metallopeptidase, with the protein product MTTTRALLAISVLSLLAAAVVALVSRTPADVRLDRAPADATDPSHGATFTESQVRRHGAYREASYAAFGASLVVEVATLLLLARGPLRSVLEAGQRLPGGWFTRTLLAAAFLALMTWVAQMPLAYVHGYVVQHAWDLSTQTVGPWFVDRLRSLLVGVVVALVGATAFFALVRWQPRTWWVWGWAGFTLLTALLFFLYPVVIAPLFNRFTALDDAALERDIRSLAAEAGVEVDDVLVADASRRSTVENAYVAGLGATKQVVLYDTLLTAGSPAETRYVVAHELGHQVENHILKNLVLSSVGLAVGFGALGLLARRSGLWRWAGADGIADPAVLPLLLVFATLAGLLVLPLQNVVSRAFEARADQIALDLTGDPDTAIRVHRRLAFSNIADLRPPAAAVWLLYSHPPVADRIEAAVAERAPAQ
- a CDS encoding NYN domain-containing protein — encoded protein: MSALPEDVARTVAKGVAAYLRAAATPELPPALATLKKTVQAPKALARQRDRLLAVLEDEAQRALILEWLEDGKPALSQGEVEALKLATERPEGWADRLAERTKAARGPAPSSSSNVVELERKLEREKEAHRKAKEEAKRAKGAELAAIKVERARSLRLDEELSDLRALMREREADVRDARAVAERATKELERTKRKARSDVDDLRERLQQSRDEARELKKKLTALERETAAASRSSKRAAAAKSPATEERPRGPRVVLPVPKGRLADAPETLAEWLRRDDVTLLVDGYNVTRSATGYGHLALEQQRERLRDSLKNLANRLKVETVLVWDGGEVEPGTRRPGAGYLTEEYSEADRSGTGADRDRADRHIVGRLKTMPPRPVVLVTNDRGLQDEARRERATIATSAQLLAQLR